In a single window of the Serratia quinivorans genome:
- the fsr gene encoding Fosmidomycin resistance protein: MTDRSETALPQAKGSAVKGTAFSILGAISVSHLLNDMIQSLILAIYPILQADFSLSFVQIGMITLTYQLTASLLQPLIGYYTDKHPQPYSLPIGMGFTLCGLLLLSVANTFPLVLLAAALVGTGSSVFHPESSRVARMASGGRHGLAQSLFQVGGNFGSSLGPLLAALIIAPYGKGNVAWFSLAALLAIVVLLQVSKWYQQQHRATKGQPKTASLVKPLPKRTVTYAIGILLVLIFSKYFYLASISSYYTFYLMHKFGVSVQNAQFHLFAFLFAVAAGTIIGGPLGDKIGRKRVIWGSILGAAPFTLVLPYASLYWTGILTVFIGVILASAFSAILVYAQELIPGKVGMVSGLFFGFAFGMGGLGAAVLGYVADLTSIELVYQICAFLPLIGIITALLPNMEHNSQ, translated from the coding sequence ATGACCGACCGTAGCGAAACCGCCCTGCCACAGGCCAAGGGCAGTGCGGTTAAAGGGACTGCTTTCTCGATTCTCGGTGCCATCAGCGTCTCTCACCTGCTCAACGACATGATTCAATCGCTGATCCTGGCGATTTACCCGATCCTGCAGGCTGACTTCAGCCTCAGCTTCGTGCAGATCGGCATGATTACTCTGACCTACCAGCTCACGGCGTCCTTATTGCAGCCGCTGATTGGTTACTACACGGATAAACATCCGCAGCCGTATTCGCTGCCCATCGGAATGGGTTTTACCCTGTGCGGACTGCTGCTGCTGTCCGTGGCCAACACCTTCCCGCTGGTGCTGTTGGCGGCGGCATTGGTCGGTACCGGCTCTTCGGTATTCCATCCGGAATCCTCCCGAGTGGCGCGGATGGCCTCCGGTGGCCGACATGGCCTGGCACAGTCACTGTTCCAGGTGGGCGGTAACTTTGGCAGTTCCCTCGGGCCACTGCTGGCGGCGCTGATTATCGCGCCTTACGGCAAGGGTAACGTCGCCTGGTTCTCCCTGGCTGCGCTGCTGGCGATTGTGGTGCTATTGCAGGTCAGTAAATGGTATCAACAACAGCATCGGGCAACAAAAGGCCAGCCTAAAACGGCCTCTTTGGTGAAACCGCTGCCGAAACGTACGGTTACCTATGCTATTGGCATCCTGCTGGTGCTGATTTTCTCCAAATACTTCTATCTGGCCAGCATTAGCAGTTATTACACCTTTTATCTGATGCACAAGTTCGGTGTTTCAGTGCAAAACGCCCAATTCCATCTGTTCGCCTTCCTGTTCGCCGTAGCCGCAGGCACCATTATCGGCGGGCCTCTTGGCGATAAGATAGGTCGAAAACGTGTTATTTGGGGCTCCATCCTTGGTGCGGCGCCCTTTACGCTTGTTTTACCCTATGCATCTCTGTATTGGACCGGCATTTTAACGGTGTTTATAGGGGTAATACTCGCTTCGGCGTTTTCTGCCATTCTGGTTTACGCTCAGGAACTGATCCCAGGCAAAGTGGGCATGGTTTCCGGTTTATTCTTCGGTTTTGCTTTTGGCATGGGCGGATTAGGTGCGGCAGTTCTTGGTTATGTCGCAGATTTGACCAGTATCGAGCTGGTCTACCAAATCTGTGCTTTCCTGCCACTGATCGGCATTATTACCGCATTGCTGCCCAATATGGAGCATAACTCACAATAA